The following is a genomic window from Plectropomus leopardus isolate mb chromosome 3, YSFRI_Pleo_2.0, whole genome shotgun sequence.
CAATGAAGAAGTCCACTATGCATGCACGCGCAACGTTGACAAAGTTTTTGCTCTTACCTTTGGGCAAAATGTTTGGACTGGGATTCAGACATGTCCAGGAAACAACATATACAACCACAACAGATAAATTTAAAGCATGATTATAGTGTGATCGcagtttatgtgttttaatagcaataaaaataaatatctccTAGCAGCTAAAACTGCCTCTATGGCGACATAAAATTcaaattatattatttgtttGATTACTCACGGGTGCCAGGAATTTTctagcaaaaatattttattaattttataaaaataaaactccttttatttatcttttaaataaaagttataaaagtaACTCCTATTGCAAGGGCAAGTCCACACATTCTTTATATTGAGGGGTGTGTGTCCCCTGCATTCCCTCCAGAAATCTACACACCTGTATGTATTGTTGAACAATTTTTGTACTTAATGCTCCATTTGTCGCATTAAGATCAGCCTGATTGTATGAAAGTGATGAGTGCTGCTTATGAAGAGATAGTTCTGTATTTTAACTCCTGCAGAATAAGAACGCTAATGCCAGTAAGCTTACATGCTGTCAAGATTTAACACTAACATGCTAATAGTTAACATGGTAAACATATCTTAGTTAAGGGTGTTAACAAGTTAATATTTGCTATGTATCGATTGATGCTTTCTGAATGgatcttcttcttttttggttttcattgACAGCATGTCCAAACCCTGAAATTCAACACGGATTTGCAGTTGGCCCATACAATGACACACTGTACTACACCTGCGATGAAGGTTTCAAACTTCTCAACAAAGGCTGGTGGGCTGAGGCTAAATGCCATGATGGCGTGTGGCATGGGCTTGACAAATGCATCGGTAATGAGTCTTTAATGCCTCACAAGTCTAGTTGTAACCAGCATGAAGTGAACCAAAAGCTCAGGCTGCTTGACATTTTAGGAATAAAATTACATGAGGAATCCATAAACATTTCCTAAGGACATACACAAGGAGTATTTTCTGAAAGAGGAGTCCCCCAATCCCATGCTATACTTGGGCAGCTCAGGTGGCCCTGTTCCTCATAGAAAAACTAAATCTGATATTACCACAGCCACGtgacaattttgttttaatagacTATGTCATCTCCAGTCTTATATTAGCAGATGTGAAGTATTTGTTGGCATAGAATCTTGATATTAATACTGTACATGTTTTCATCTCTTGCAGCTAAATCCATTGAATCCAATTGGTGCAATCCTCCACTAAAAATTGACAATGCAGTTGTTATAGCTCCATATCAGAGTGAATACTTGCCTGACTCTGCAGTGACTTATCAGTGCCGTGATGAATATACTATAAAGGGAGAAGACACAATTCGATGCATTGGTGGAAAATGGGAGGAGAAGAACATTGTGTGCACATGTACGTACATCCAAAAGCATTTCACAAAGTTGCACACAGAACGCTCCATGATAATTTTTAGAGATaagtactgttttttttttgagatactTGCTTAAGGCTAGAGATCATGGTCTTGAttaaatactatatatatgtatatatatatatatgtgtgtgtgtgtgtgtgatatatatatatatatgtgtgtgtgtgtgtgtgtgtgtgtgtgtgtatatatatatatatatatatatatatatatatacatatatttatttatccaggCATTTGAGAGCATGGATGTATTGAGAGACCTTTCAAGAGGGACTCCAAATTAGACCTGAACATCAAAATTTCGATGAAGGGTGGATTGATCACAGagttattgatttgtttttatttttatggttcTGTACATTCTTTTAGCTGATTTGAGCTGTGGGATTCCACCACCACTTGAAAATGGAGACATCAAGACGACTGTTCAATTGGAGTACAGGCATAATGACTTTATTGAATACGTGTGTCAGCCTTACTACACTATTGAGACTCAGACTtacaaaatctgcaaaaatggtGAATGGATTGGGCAGATAAGATGCCGCAGTAAGTTGCAATTCCCTTTCTATTTTCCACATTGCATTCTGTGAGGATTTAGCAAGACTAGCAATAATTAAATATGCAATATGCTGTACtgtacggaagccctaagcggacgtgttttttttttttttttttttttttttacaagccgttttctcgatataacgagatattatctcgttataagaagatattatctcgttatctcgagaaaacggagtttgttttcctgagatattatctcgttatctcgagaaaacgaactttgttttcccgagatattaagtcgttatctcgagaaaacgaactttgttttttggtttgtttttttaaactttattgaatg
Proteins encoded in this region:
- the LOC121963787 gene encoding complement factor H-related protein 1-like, producing MRLFHLLWLSILWLNMDKSLQQNACPNPEIQHGFAVGPYNDTLYYTCDEGFKLLNKGWWAEAKCHDGVWHGLDKCIAKSIESNWCNPPLKIDNAVVIAPYQSEYLPDSAVTYQCRDEYTIKGEDTIRCIGGKWEEKNIVCTSDLSCGIPPPLENGDIKTTVQLEYRHNDFIEYVCQPYYTIETQTYKICKNGEWIGQIRCRKPCTVDREAMNAHNIEFRYKRDDKAVFIPQ